In one window of Limnohabitans sp. MORI2 DNA:
- a CDS encoding TolC family protein, producing the protein MKVTHLTSRHNKQLTALFLCLSATFGHCADAQQITKLSLPDLETMMFQQSPAIRSATDAVQAARSAVDTARTIPNPQIEVMNGTRKPRPDNLNPQGNLKSVSLTQDLDMPWHRFPRVDGAIAGLNAAQANEQSFRADMRAQLRVRYYDLVRRTAENRVAAEDVKLMNGIHKRIELQVETGEKARFELVKANAELLNAQKMQESAGLRVRQARGALRALVGIDLPESFEIQEQPHTFAAPAPLNEVRDDVLKNNPELQRTRAERQQLDRKLSEEKSLRFPKFALRADQDQDPEWRSKRVGVAMNLPLWDWRGGPVGEAAAKLSQTENQLAYQEFSLLQSLEAAYQQYGIANAQVVALEGGIVRHAADALRIAELAYKAGEKSFLDVMDAQRVYRAARNELITAQFELASAWSEIERLRATSP; encoded by the coding sequence ATGAAGGTGACTCATTTGACTTCGCGCCACAACAAACAGCTGACGGCTCTTTTTCTTTGCCTGTCAGCCACATTTGGCCATTGCGCCGATGCGCAACAAATCACCAAGCTGAGCTTGCCAGATTTGGAAACCATGATGTTTCAACAAAGTCCAGCCATACGAAGTGCCACGGACGCTGTCCAAGCCGCACGTTCCGCCGTTGACACAGCACGCACCATTCCCAACCCGCAAATTGAGGTCATGAATGGCACACGCAAGCCTAGGCCCGATAACTTGAATCCACAAGGCAACCTCAAGTCCGTTAGCCTCACACAAGATTTAGACATGCCTTGGCATCGCTTCCCTCGTGTGGACGGTGCAATTGCAGGATTGAACGCCGCGCAAGCCAATGAGCAATCCTTCAGAGCCGATATGCGCGCCCAGTTGCGTGTACGCTATTACGACTTGGTGAGACGCACGGCCGAGAACCGTGTGGCGGCAGAAGATGTCAAGCTGATGAATGGCATTCACAAACGCATTGAGCTGCAAGTTGAGACCGGCGAGAAAGCGCGGTTTGAACTCGTCAAAGCCAATGCTGAATTACTCAACGCACAAAAAATGCAGGAATCTGCAGGTTTACGCGTTCGCCAAGCAAGAGGGGCACTGCGTGCTTTGGTTGGGATTGATCTGCCCGAATCGTTTGAAATTCAAGAACAACCCCACACATTCGCTGCACCTGCGCCGTTGAACGAAGTACGAGACGATGTACTCAAGAACAACCCTGAGCTGCAACGCACACGGGCTGAACGACAGCAATTGGATCGCAAATTGAGCGAAGAAAAGTCGCTGCGCTTTCCTAAATTCGCCTTACGCGCCGACCAAGACCAAGACCCCGAGTGGCGAAGCAAGCGCGTCGGCGTGGCCATGAACCTACCGCTGTGGGACTGGCGCGGTGGTCCTGTTGGTGAAGCGGCTGCCAAGCTATCTCAAACCGAAAACCAACTGGCCTATCAAGAGTTTTCATTGCTGCAAAGTTTGGAGGCCGCTTACCAACAGTACGGCATTGCGAATGCACAAGTCGTTGCACTCGAAGGAGGCATCGTGCGCCATGCGGCCGATGCACTGCGCATTGCAGAACTTGCCTACAAAGCAGGCGAAAAAAGTTTTCTGGATGTGATGGATGCACAACGGGTCTACCGTGCAGCACGCAACGAACTCATCACGGCACAGTTTGAATTGGCCAGCGCATGGTCTGAAATCGAACGTTTAAGAGCAACTTCACCTTAA
- a CDS encoding efflux RND transporter periplasmic adaptor subunit: MNAKPHKSFAFAAVVLCTVVALSACKKNTTQEVTSPPADNMLVSVPESLQAQIQVSEVLSQDISETLRVAGQIDFDEQALTRIGASVTGRVTQIHASLGQVVNKGDTLALINSSELSGSQLAYLKARSEKELHRRNMERAKTLFDADVISAAELQRRENEYEIASAETRAAQDQLRVLGVSPKSIERLGSTGVIDSVSSVMATIKGVVVERKIAAGQVVQPSDVLFAVADLSRVWAVAQVPEQQVGQVKVGQFVRIEVPALGHEKLEGKLIYVGQTVNPETRTVLVRSELDNKSGHLKPSMLASMLIESTPTQRLVVPVAAVVRQDDADYVFVEMSDKRFRLTPVKLATEQNGHRVVLDGLKPSMRIVSDGAFHLNNHRNLVEMGKGS, translated from the coding sequence ATGAACGCCAAACCACACAAAAGTTTCGCTTTCGCCGCTGTCGTGCTCTGCACTGTTGTTGCTTTATCTGCTTGTAAGAAAAACACAACTCAAGAAGTCACCAGCCCCCCTGCGGACAACATGCTTGTGTCGGTGCCCGAGAGCTTGCAAGCGCAGATTCAAGTTTCAGAGGTTTTGAGCCAAGACATCTCCGAGACCTTGCGTGTGGCAGGCCAAATTGATTTTGATGAACAGGCCTTGACCCGTATTGGTGCCAGTGTGACTGGGCGCGTGACGCAAATTCATGCCAGCCTAGGTCAAGTGGTCAACAAAGGCGACACACTGGCGCTGATCAACAGCAGCGAGTTGTCAGGCTCACAACTGGCTTATTTGAAAGCGCGTTCTGAAAAAGAGCTGCACCGTCGCAACATGGAGCGCGCGAAAACGTTGTTCGATGCCGATGTCATCAGCGCAGCCGAATTGCAGCGCCGCGAGAATGAGTATGAAATCGCTTCTGCCGAAACACGCGCAGCACAAGACCAACTGCGAGTATTAGGCGTCAGTCCAAAGTCGATTGAGCGATTGGGCAGCACGGGTGTGATCGACTCTGTGTCCAGTGTGATGGCCACCATCAAAGGCGTTGTGGTGGAGCGAAAAATTGCAGCAGGTCAGGTGGTCCAACCCTCGGATGTCTTGTTTGCCGTAGCTGATTTAAGCCGCGTGTGGGCCGTCGCTCAAGTGCCAGAGCAACAAGTAGGACAAGTCAAAGTTGGTCAATTTGTCCGCATTGAGGTTCCCGCACTGGGCCATGAAAAGCTTGAGGGCAAATTGATTTACGTGGGCCAAACCGTCAACCCAGAAACACGCACCGTGCTCGTTCGTTCTGAGCTTGACAACAAAAGTGGCCACCTCAAACCCTCTATGTTGGCCTCCATGCTCATCGAGTCAACGCCCACCCAACGCCTGGTCGTCCCCGTCGCTGCGGTCGTGAGGCAAGACGATGCCGACTACGTGTTCGTCGAAATGTCCGATAAACGTTTTCGACTCACCCCCGTCAAACTGGCCACCGAGCAAAATGGACATCGGGTGGTACTGGATGGTTTAAAACCTAGCATGCGCATTGTGTCTGACGGTGCTTTTCACTTGAACAACCACCGCAACCTTGTAGAGATGGGCAAAGGGAGCTAA
- a CDS encoding efflux RND transporter permease subunit — MLESLVRSALKQRLVVCVIAVVLLFFGLNAATKLSVDAFPDVTNVQVQIATEAPGRSPEEVERFATVPIEVAMTGLPGLTELRSLNKPGLSLITLVFTDSTNVYFARQLVMERLMEVGQRLPAGITPVLGPVSSGLGEVYQYTLEHASDGNRELSEEELTQRRVVQDWVLRPLLRSIPGVAEINSQGGYVKQYHVLVNPERLRHYRISLSEVYDAVSRNNANSGGGVLPQAAEQYLIRGVGLIQGVGDLGQIVLKEVNGTPVYMRDVAEVKLGHDVRQGAVIKNGTTEAVGGIVMMMTGGNAKEVVSRIKKRVKEINDRGMLPNELKVVPYYDRSELVDAALWTVTKVLIEGVVLVVIVLFLFLGDVRSSLIVVATLVLTPLLTFMAMNKLGISANLMSLGGLAIAIGLMVDGSVVVVENAYARLGRAAELGESKVRGILNAVVEVATPVIFGVGIIILVFLPLMTLQGMEGKMFAPLAYTIAIALAVSLALSMTLSPVLSSYLLKPPEGDGDHDTPLIKALKTRYLKLLDLAMSNQKRTVQASLGAFVAAVLMLPFLGTAFIPEMKEGSIVPGINRVPNISLNESIKMEMQAMKLVMTVPGVKSAISGLGRGESPADPQSVNESTPIVSLKPRSEWPSGWDQTDITNAMSEKLKILPGVQIVMAQPISDRVDEMVTGVRSDIAVKVFGDDLDDLKRVANQIAKVAQGIQGAQDLRVERISGQQYLQIDIDRQAIARMGLNVSDVNDMIETAIGGKVASEVFEGERRFSAVVRLPESFRNNIEAISNIILSSSHGAQARLDDVAKIQVLDGPAQISREMAKRRIVVGINVKDRDLGSFVAELQAKVGEKVKLPEGYYLEWGGQFQNMERALGHLKIIVPITVAAIFFLLFLLFNSVKFATLIITVLPFASIGGVIGLFIAGEYLSVPASVGFIALWGIAVLNGVVLVSYIRSLREGGMTVKHAVLEGARQRFRPVMMTATVAMLGLIPFLISDGPGSEVQRPLAIVVIGGLISCTLLTLVVVPTIYHWFDEKDPEA; from the coding sequence ATGCTTGAATCCTTGGTCCGTAGTGCTCTAAAGCAGCGCTTAGTCGTTTGTGTTATCGCCGTTGTTTTGCTGTTTTTTGGGTTGAATGCAGCCACCAAACTCTCGGTTGATGCGTTCCCAGATGTCACCAACGTACAGGTACAAATAGCCACCGAAGCGCCAGGTCGTTCGCCTGAAGAGGTTGAGCGTTTTGCAACCGTCCCCATCGAAGTCGCCATGACGGGCTTGCCCGGTTTGACTGAACTGCGCTCCCTGAACAAACCTGGCCTATCCCTCATTACTTTGGTGTTCACTGACAGCACCAACGTTTACTTTGCACGCCAGCTGGTGATGGAACGTTTGATGGAGGTGGGTCAACGCTTGCCCGCTGGCATCACCCCCGTACTGGGCCCCGTCTCTTCAGGGCTGGGTGAGGTCTACCAATACACGCTAGAGCATGCATCAGACGGCAACCGTGAGCTGAGCGAAGAAGAACTCACCCAACGCCGCGTTGTGCAAGATTGGGTGTTGCGTCCACTCTTGCGCTCGATTCCAGGTGTGGCTGAAATCAACTCACAGGGCGGGTACGTCAAGCAGTACCACGTATTGGTGAACCCCGAACGTTTGCGTCATTACAGAATCAGTCTGTCAGAGGTGTATGACGCTGTCTCGCGCAACAACGCCAACTCCGGCGGCGGTGTGCTACCGCAAGCGGCTGAGCAGTATTTGATTCGTGGCGTGGGTTTGATTCAAGGCGTCGGTGACCTTGGCCAGATCGTGTTGAAAGAAGTCAACGGCACACCTGTGTACATGCGTGATGTGGCTGAAGTCAAACTCGGACACGATGTGCGCCAAGGCGCAGTCATCAAAAACGGAACCACCGAAGCGGTCGGCGGCATTGTGATGATGATGACCGGTGGCAATGCCAAAGAAGTGGTGAGTCGCATCAAGAAACGCGTGAAAGAAATCAATGACCGCGGCATGCTACCTAATGAACTCAAAGTCGTGCCTTACTACGACCGTTCAGAGTTGGTGGACGCAGCACTTTGGACTGTCACCAAAGTGCTGATCGAAGGTGTGGTGTTGGTGGTGATTGTGTTGTTCTTGTTTTTGGGCGATGTGCGTTCGTCGCTCATCGTGGTGGCCACCTTGGTGCTCACACCACTGCTGACCTTCATGGCCATGAATAAGCTGGGCATCTCGGCCAACCTCATGTCGCTTGGGGGCTTGGCCATTGCGATTGGTTTGATGGTGGACGGGTCCGTAGTGGTGGTCGAAAACGCCTATGCAAGACTGGGTCGTGCTGCCGAATTGGGCGAAAGCAAGGTACGCGGTATTTTGAATGCGGTGGTCGAAGTGGCCACGCCCGTGATTTTTGGCGTGGGCATCATCATTCTGGTGTTCTTGCCGTTGATGACGCTGCAAGGCATGGAAGGCAAGATGTTTGCTCCCCTCGCCTACACCATTGCCATTGCACTGGCTGTATCGCTAGCGCTGTCGATGACCTTGTCGCCTGTGCTGTCCTCGTACTTGCTCAAGCCGCCAGAGGGTGATGGCGACCATGACACACCGCTGATCAAAGCCTTGAAGACACGCTACTTGAAACTGTTGGACTTAGCCATGTCCAACCAAAAACGCACCGTGCAAGCCTCCTTGGGGGCGTTTGTAGCCGCAGTGCTGATGTTGCCGTTTTTGGGGACGGCCTTCATTCCAGAAATGAAGGAAGGCTCCATCGTGCCTGGCATCAATCGTGTGCCCAACATCTCGCTGAACGAATCTATCAAGATGGAAATGCAGGCCATGAAGTTGGTCATGACCGTACCCGGCGTGAAATCGGCGATCTCTGGCTTAGGCCGAGGTGAATCACCGGCAGACCCACAAAGCGTGAATGAGTCCACCCCCATTGTTAGCTTGAAGCCTCGCAGCGAGTGGCCCTCGGGTTGGGACCAAACTGATATCACCAATGCCATGAGCGAAAAGCTCAAGATCTTGCCCGGCGTGCAAATTGTGATGGCGCAACCCATTTCTGACCGCGTCGACGAAATGGTCACAGGCGTGCGCTCAGACATCGCCGTGAAGGTGTTTGGTGACGACTTAGACGACCTCAAACGCGTCGCCAACCAAATTGCCAAAGTGGCACAAGGCATTCAAGGCGCGCAAGACCTGCGCGTGGAGCGCATCTCGGGACAGCAGTATTTGCAAATTGACATCGACCGCCAAGCCATTGCACGCATGGGCCTGAACGTATCTGACGTCAACGACATGATCGAGACCGCCATTGGCGGCAAGGTCGCATCTGAGGTGTTCGAAGGTGAGCGTCGCTTTTCTGCCGTGGTACGTTTGCCTGAGAGCTTTCGCAACAACATAGAAGCCATTTCCAACATCATTTTGAGCTCCTCACATGGTGCACAAGCTCGCCTAGACGACGTAGCCAAAATTCAAGTGTTAGATGGACCTGCGCAAATTTCACGTGAAATGGCCAAGCGACGCATCGTCGTGGGCATTAACGTGAAAGACCGCGACTTGGGCAGCTTCGTAGCTGAGTTGCAAGCCAAAGTGGGTGAAAAGGTCAAGCTGCCTGAGGGGTATTACTTGGAATGGGGTGGCCAGTTCCAAAACATGGAACGTGCCTTGGGCCACTTGAAAATCATTGTGCCGATCACTGTCGCTGCAATTTTCTTCTTGCTGTTTTTGCTGTTCAACTCGGTCAAGTTCGCCACACTCATCATCACGGTGCTGCCGTTCGCATCGATTGGCGGCGTGATTGGCTTGTTCATCGCGGGCGAGTATTTGTCTGTGCCTGCGTCTGTGGGGTTTATTGCGCTGTGGGGCATAGCGGTGCTCAATGGTGTGGTGCTGGTGTCATACATCCGCAGCTTGCGTGAAGGCGGCATGACGGTCAAACACGCTGTGCTAGAGGGCGCACGCCAACGCTTCCGCCCTGTGATGATGACTGCCACCGTGGCCATGCTAGGCCTCATCCCCTTCCTGATTTCAGATGGCCCCGGCTCTGAAGTGCAGCGCCCCTTGGCCATTGTGGTGATTGGCGGCTTGATCAGCTGCACCTTGCTGACCTTGGTGGTCGTGCCCACGATTTATCACTGGTTTGACGAAAAAGACCCAGAAGCTTGA
- a CDS encoding P-II family nitrogen regulator: MKEIKAIIRPSKLPTLREKLRSLPGFPGMTVSKAEGCSAPSLHSPANLKEELTDYTPKVRIEIVAPDEVCDSIVDLIVHTAQIGQIGDGLVWVTDITRAVFLYKSVAGPIERP; encoded by the coding sequence ATGAAAGAAATCAAAGCCATCATTCGCCCTTCCAAGCTGCCCACCTTGCGCGAAAAGCTGCGTAGCTTGCCTGGCTTTCCGGGTATGACCGTGAGCAAAGCCGAAGGCTGCTCAGCCCCTAGCCTGCACAGCCCCGCCAATTTGAAAGAAGAGTTGACTGACTACACACCCAAGGTGCGCATTGAAATCGTGGCGCCTGACGAGGTGTGCGACAGCATCGTGGACCTGATTGTTCACACCGCGCAGATTGGCCAAATTGGTGATGGTCTGGTGTGGGTCACCGACATCACACGTGCGGTGTTCTTGTACAAGTCTGTCGCTGGGCCAATTGAACGCCCCTGA
- a CDS encoding DUF6352 family protein gives MTNSLWPTCGYSLLTTNEAGHLVVTDDFLRFLLERPELAPIASSCAAEVALHHSLMDQPRREVLLQELSELQDKDAADNYGVWLRFRQRITTLPTLEASYIALFKGEGVDVPPLLVQQITHILLRHVLGKAPTAMQARAAEMLMHTQKITVLEDGAVMAADDEIVERHATQSGFGSIGELLKQGGIKLRSVDLDVLNDDNQDAYWPRSESFDWVVSLNRGQPALNALCEVMAKWVQHFLGVQVRIQTEREINDDHWVWHVGLDAQASGVLNDLYQGQEVDADRMERLLCLFKLEFVEPNDMLAEVRGKPVYLAMAVDANQRLKLKPQNLLLNLPLAKRS, from the coding sequence ATGACAAATTCGCTTTGGCCCACCTGTGGCTACTCGCTGCTCACCACCAACGAGGCAGGCCACTTGGTGGTGACCGACGACTTTTTGCGTTTTCTTTTAGAGCGTCCTGAGCTGGCCCCTATTGCCAGCTCATGTGCAGCTGAAGTGGCGTTGCATCACAGTTTGATGGACCAACCTCGTCGCGAAGTTCTCCTGCAAGAACTTTCTGAGTTGCAAGACAAAGACGCCGCCGATAACTACGGCGTGTGGTTGCGCTTTCGCCAGCGCATCACCACATTGCCGACGTTAGAGGCCAGCTACATCGCCTTGTTCAAAGGCGAGGGCGTAGATGTACCGCCCTTGTTGGTGCAACAGATCACGCACATCTTGTTGCGCCATGTGTTGGGCAAAGCGCCTACGGCCATGCAAGCCCGTGCTGCAGAGATGCTGATGCACACGCAAAAAATCACCGTGCTTGAAGACGGCGCTGTGATGGCGGCTGATGACGAAATTGTGGAGCGTCACGCCACACAAAGTGGCTTTGGCTCGATTGGCGAGCTGCTCAAGCAAGGCGGCATCAAACTGCGCAGCGTGGACTTGGATGTGCTCAACGATGACAACCAAGACGCATATTGGCCTCGCAGCGAGAGCTTTGACTGGGTGGTGAGCCTCAACCGTGGCCAGCCCGCGCTGAACGCACTGTGCGAGGTGATGGCCAAGTGGGTGCAGCACTTTTTAGGTGTGCAGGTGCGCATTCAAACGGAGCGTGAAATCAACGACGACCACTGGGTATGGCATGTGGGCTTAGATGCCCAAGCCAGCGGCGTGCTCAACGACCTTTACCAAGGCCAAGAGGTCGATGCTGATCGCATGGAGCGATTGCTGTGCCTCTTTAAGCTGGAGTTCGTGGAGCCCAACGACATGCTGGCCGAGGTGCGTGGTAAGCCCGTGTATTTAGCGATGGCGGTGGATGCCAACCAGCGCTTGAAACTCAAGCCACAAAATTTGCTGCTCAATTTGCCATTGGCCAAGCGTTCATGA
- a CDS encoding RnfH family protein: MSTLQITVMYSPAPRVVHERVLALSAGVTVMEALQLSGLLVQCPEIDLSQPELFTVCIWGKKTTRNHVLRELDRIEICRPLTVDPKVARRERFQKQGTSRAGLFSKRRAGAKPGY, from the coding sequence GTGAGTACCTTGCAGATTACGGTGATGTATTCGCCAGCCCCTCGCGTGGTGCACGAGCGTGTGTTGGCCTTAAGCGCCGGCGTGACGGTGATGGAAGCCTTGCAGCTCAGTGGGCTATTGGTTCAGTGCCCTGAAATTGATCTGAGCCAGCCAGAGTTGTTTACCGTGTGCATATGGGGTAAGAAAACCACACGCAACCATGTGCTGCGAGAGTTAGACCGCATTGAAATTTGCCGCCCACTCACCGTTGATCCCAAGGTGGCGCGGCGTGAGCGTTTCCAAAAACAAGGCACCAGTCGTGCAGGCTTGTTCTCCAAGCGTCGCGCAGGCGCTAAGCCTGGCTACTGA
- a CDS encoding type II toxin-antitoxin system RatA family toxin has protein sequence MKTVHKSVLIWFSAEEMFALVTDVARYPEFLPWCDCAGVLETHADGATAQVGMTFGGFHKSFTTRNVHIEGRQVKLELVDGPFKHLDGTWDFHPLLDPNTQQPQRACRIELTLNYAFESMFGSLVGPVFDKIAATLVDAFVKRAEQVYTA, from the coding sequence ATGAAAACCGTACACAAGTCCGTTTTGATCTGGTTCAGCGCTGAAGAAATGTTTGCGCTGGTGACCGATGTGGCCCGCTACCCCGAGTTCTTGCCTTGGTGCGACTGCGCAGGCGTGCTCGAAACCCATGCTGATGGCGCGACAGCCCAAGTCGGTATGACCTTTGGTGGCTTTCACAAAAGCTTCACCACGCGCAACGTGCACATCGAGGGTCGCCAAGTCAAGCTAGAGCTGGTGGATGGGCCGTTCAAGCATTTGGACGGTACTTGGGATTTTCATCCGCTGCTCGACCCCAACACGCAACAGCCGCAACGCGCTTGCCGCATTGAGCTGACCTTGAATTACGCCTTTGAGAGCATGTTTGGCAGTTTGGTGGGCCCCGTGTTCGACAAAATCGCCGCCACCTTGGTAGATGCGTTTGTCAAGCGTGCCGAACAGGTGTACACCGCGTGA
- the smpB gene encoding SsrA-binding protein SmpB yields MATKKPATPSRIADNKKAAFNYFFEEKFEAGMVLEGWEVKAAREGKVQLTDGYVVIRDGELFLIGCQINPLHTASSHVTPDKVRTKKLLMKKDEIKRLIGKVEQKGHTLVPVNLHWKNGKIKCEIALAKGKAEHDKRDTIKDREGKREVERAMKSRHR; encoded by the coding sequence ATGGCTACCAAAAAACCTGCAACCCCCTCGCGCATCGCCGACAACAAAAAGGCGGCGTTCAACTATTTCTTCGAAGAAAAGTTCGAGGCAGGCATGGTGCTGGAAGGCTGGGAGGTCAAGGCCGCCCGTGAAGGCAAGGTGCAGCTCACCGACGGCTATGTGGTCATCCGCGATGGCGAGCTGTTTTTGATTGGCTGCCAAATCAACCCGCTGCACACGGCGTCGAGCCACGTTACACCCGACAAAGTGCGTACCAAAAAACTGCTGATGAAGAAAGACGAAATCAAGCGTCTCATCGGTAAGGTCGAACAAAAAGGCCACACGCTCGTGCCCGTGAACTTGCATTGGAAAAACGGCAAGATCAAATGCGAAATCGCGTTGGCCAAAGGCAAGGCCGAACACGACAAACGCGACACCATCAAAGACCGCGAAGGCAAGCGCGAGGTGGAGCGTGCCATGAAGTCACGCCACCGCTGA
- a CDS encoding YgiQ family radical SAM protein encodes MNAYADVSLFPRNAKPLTSYRKYWAARFGTAPFLPMSREEMTQLGWDSCDIIIVTGDAYVDHPSFGMSVIGRMLENQGFRVGIIAQPDWQSAEPFKALGKPNLFFGVTAGNMDSMINRYTADRKIRSDDAYTPGDVGGKRPDRAALVYSQRCKEAFNDVPIVLGGIEGSLRRIAHYDYWSDKVRRSIVVDSKCDLLLYGNAERAIVEIAHRLAAKEPVQNITDVRGTAFVRRETPVGWFEIDSTSIDTPGRVEAHVNPYLMVSEQAKAQGETCAREDEANAVADAANAKAGAKADAGFTVSPLNFVPNPAFQGKGALKVPPRDRSVIRLPSYEQVKSDPVLYAHANRVLHLETNPGNARALVQAHGEGHTARDVWVNPPPIPLTTAEMDHVFDLPYARSPHPDYADENGSHDGATKIPAWEMIRFSVNIMRGCFGGCTFCSITEHEGRIIQSRSEESVIREIEDIRDKVPGFTGVISDLGGPTANMYRLGCKSPEIEAACRKPSCVFPGICQNLGTNHTPLINIYRRARALKGIKKILIGSGLRYDLAVKSPEYVKELVQHHVGGYLKIAPEHTEGGPLSKMMKPGIGTYDRFKTMFDKFSEEVGKKQFLVPYFIAAHPGTSDEDMMNLALWLKRNGFRADQVQTFYPSPMATATAMYHSGRNPLGRITRTSESVDIVRGERRRRLHKAFLRYHDANNWPLLREALKAMGRADLIGNGKQHLIPTYQPQTDGAYTSARRKNSTGAPKAVGAGKVVRGRVLTQHTGLPPRKKK; translated from the coding sequence ATGAATGCCTACGCCGACGTCTCCCTATTTCCACGCAACGCCAAGCCGCTGACCAGTTACCGCAAGTACTGGGCGGCCCGTTTTGGCACGGCTCCGTTTTTGCCGATGTCGCGCGAGGAAATGACGCAACTGGGCTGGGACAGCTGCGACATCATCATCGTCACGGGCGATGCGTATGTGGACCACCCTAGCTTTGGCATGTCGGTGATTGGCCGCATGCTGGAGAACCAAGGTTTCCGCGTGGGCATCATTGCTCAGCCCGATTGGCAAAGTGCCGAGCCGTTCAAGGCGCTTGGCAAACCGAACCTGTTTTTTGGCGTCACTGCCGGCAACATGGATTCAATGATCAACCGTTACACGGCTGATCGAAAAATTCGCAGCGATGATGCCTACACCCCAGGTGATGTGGGCGGCAAGCGCCCCGACCGCGCCGCGTTGGTGTACAGCCAGCGCTGCAAAGAAGCCTTCAACGATGTACCCATTGTGTTGGGCGGCATCGAAGGCTCGCTGCGTCGCATTGCGCACTACGACTATTGGTCTGACAAAGTGCGCCGCTCGATCGTGGTTGACAGCAAATGCGATTTGCTTTTGTACGGCAATGCTGAACGCGCGATTGTGGAAATCGCCCACCGCTTGGCGGCCAAAGAGCCGGTGCAAAACATCACCGACGTGCGCGGCACCGCGTTTGTGCGCCGTGAAACGCCTGTGGGCTGGTTTGAGATTGACTCCACCAGCATTGATACACCGGGCAGGGTCGAGGCGCATGTCAACCCCTATTTGATGGTGAGCGAACAAGCCAAAGCCCAAGGCGAAACCTGTGCGCGTGAAGACGAAGCCAACGCCGTGGCCGATGCCGCTAATGCCAAAGCCGGTGCGAAGGCAGATGCAGGCTTTACCGTTTCGCCCTTGAACTTTGTGCCCAACCCCGCTTTCCAAGGCAAAGGTGCACTCAAAGTGCCGCCGCGTGACCGCAGCGTGATTCGTTTGCCGTCTTACGAGCAAGTTAAATCTGATCCCGTGCTGTATGCCCACGCCAACCGCGTGCTGCACTTAGAAACCAACCCCGGCAACGCCCGCGCCTTGGTGCAAGCCCACGGCGAAGGCCACACCGCACGTGACGTGTGGGTTAACCCACCGCCCATCCCGCTCACCACCGCAGAGATGGACCATGTGTTTGACTTGCCCTACGCGCGTAGCCCACACCCTGACTACGCCGATGAAAACGGCAGCCATGACGGCGCGACCAAAATCCCAGCGTGGGAGATGATTCGCTTCAGCGTCAACATCATGCGCGGTTGCTTTGGCGGTTGCACGTTTTGCTCTATCACCGAGCACGAAGGCCGCATCATCCAAAGCCGCAGCGAAGAGTCGGTCATTCGCGAGATTGAGGACATCCGGGACAAAGTGCCGGGCTTCACGGGCGTCATTTCAGACCTTGGTGGCCCCACTGCGAATATGTACCGTTTGGGTTGCAAGAGCCCCGAGATTGAGGCCGCATGCCGCAAACCCAGCTGCGTGTTCCCCGGTATTTGCCAAAACTTGGGCACCAACCACACGCCGCTCATCAACATCTACCGTCGTGCGCGTGCCTTGAAGGGCATCAAGAAGATTTTGATCGGCTCAGGCCTGCGTTACGACTTGGCTGTGAAGTCGCCCGAGTATGTGAAAGAGTTGGTGCAGCACCATGTGGGTGGCTATCTCAAGATCGCCCCTGAGCACACCGAAGGTGGGCCACTGTCAAAGATGATGAAGCCCGGCATCGGCACCTATGACCGCTTCAAAACCATGTTTGACAAGTTCAGCGAAGAGGTAGGCAAGAAGCAGTTCCTCGTGCCGTACTTCATCGCGGCGCATCCCGGCACCAGCGACGAAGACATGATGAACTTGGCCTTGTGGCTCAAGCGCAATGGTTTCAGGGCCGACCAAGTGCAAACCTTCTACCCCAGCCCCATGGCCACGGCCACGGCCATGTACCACTCGGGGCGCAACCCGCTCGGGCGCATCACGCGCACCAGCGAGAGCGTAGACATCGTGCGCGGCGAGCGCCGCCGCCGTTTGCACAAAGCCTTTTTGCGCTACCACGATGCCAACAACTGGCCGTTGCTGCGTGAGGCGTTAAAGGCCATGGGCCGTGCCGACTTGATTGGCAACGGCAAACAGCATTTGATCCCCACCTATCAGCCTCAAACCGATGGGGCCTATACGAGTGCGCGTCGCAAGAACAGCACGGGCGCACCCAAAGCGGTAGGGGCTGGTAAGGTGGTGAGAGGTCGTGTGCTCACGCAACACACGGGCTTGCCACCGCGCAAGAAGAAGTAA